A single Uloborus diversus isolate 005 chromosome 7, Udiv.v.3.1, whole genome shotgun sequence DNA region contains:
- the LOC129226021 gene encoding ubiquitin-related modifier 1-like has product MEVKIQFSGGLELLFNNQKTVDLVLPAKEEKWTIKALIAYLKSNLLQERPELFVQGDSVRPGILVLVNDSDWELLGELEYEIQPSDNILFISTLHGG; this is encoded by the exons TGGTGGTTTAGAGCTGCTATTTAACAATCAGAAGACAGTTGATCTTGTGCTACCagctaaagaagaaaaa t GGACGATAAAAGCACTTATTGCTTATTTGAAGTCGAATCTATTGCAGGAAAGACCAGAGCTTTTTGTTCAAGGAGATTCAGT GAGGCCTGGAATTTTAGTTCTTGTGAATGATTCCGACTGGGAACTTCTG GGGGAGTTAGAGTATGAAATTCAACCTTCTGACAACATTCTCTTCATATCTACACTTCATGGTGGATAG